GCGGTGACTGGGGTTCTCGTGAACGTCGGTGACGAACAGATCTCCGGCATCGAAAGTACCGTCGAGACATCAGACGGCATCGCCGTCTCGGACCGGTCCGGCCTCTCAAGCGATCTCTCCGGGGGCGCTCGCAGTGACGTGACGCTGACCGTTTCGGGGAACGCCACGGGACCCCAAGATCTCACAATCGAGTCGAGTAGCGACTCGACGATCAGCCGGACAAACCTCTCGATAACGGTCCGCGACAAACCGCAGTATCTCACCGACGCCGTCCAGATGATAGACGAACTCCTGTCGCGCATCGAGGGTGGCGATGTCCACCACGGTATCGCGAACGCGCTGTCGAAGAAACTCGAGAACGCGCGTCGCAAAGTCGTCTCCGCTCGCGACAGCGCCCGACACGGCGACGAGGATGCAGCGAACAGGGATCTTAACCCTGCTATCAATATGATCGAAGCCTTCCGAGAGCAACTGCAGAGCCTCGACGAGGGTGGCGGAAACGGGAAGGGCAAAGCCAACGGGAAGAACGGCGGCAGTGAAAAGCTCCCCCAGACTCTGCAGTTCACCCTGTCGAAGCAGTCTAAAACGTTGCTACAGGTACTAGCCAACGGCGAGCAGGCGGCCGTCTAGAGGCTGGTTCCAGAACGATTTCCCCAATTTCTTCGCGATCTCGCACGGGACGCGTGCTCTGGTTTGGTCTCCTCCACGAGGTACGACAGCGCACCCATCAGAAGTAGAATCCCCATGCCAACGCAGAGCATGCCACCCGCCACGGAGAGGATACCCACGATCTTCGTCAGTACAAGATACGTCGTGGTCGGGCCCGAGTACGAAGGATAGTGTCTATATACGAAACCCGACAAATCTTCCGGTCGTCTCACGGTTTCTTCCCACAGTACCAGCAAGGGAATCCCAAGGCCGAAGAAGCACGCCAATAGGAAGTGAGAGATCATTGTAACGAACGCAACCATGTCCTCCAGCCCTTAGCACATGACAGTTCACACTCACGATAGAACGAGCAGTTCCTATCCGGGGAACCCGCAGGAACCCCGCGAACGGCAACGCCTCGGGACACCGGTCTCAGGCGATGAGAAGCAACACCCCGAACGCGAGTAGCATGAAACCACCGCCGACGGTCAGAATTCCCATTGCGACCACGAATTTACCCAGCCAGGACGGCATCTCCATCGTGGCAGAATCGTACGCGAGCTGCCAGTCGAGGACGTCTTCCGGGCGCGTGATTGCCGCGATACCGATGTAGAACAATACTACCGCCAGTCCGATCATCGCCGCTGAAAGTAGGTTGAACGGCATCTGAATCTCGTTTTATTGCCAATCACACCCCTAAAACAATTACTTTATCGAACTGCCAGGTCAGGATTCTGGGAACAGACCAGTTCGCCCCGAGAATGTCTGTGCCGACTGGACTAGAGAATCGCCATCGCGTGACGGACGTGTGACGCACGTTCATGCGGGACAGTGTCAATGATCCGCGTCGGCGTCGGGGGCCGAACTCAGTCGCTGCTGGACCGACTGGGCTGAAGAACGGGCCGTTACTCCTCGCAAAGCGCTTCGACGATGGTCTGGTGCTGTGCCTTTCGGAGCGGTCGCTCAGCGGTCGAAAACGGCAAAAATCGTGAACTTCGAGATCGGATTCGGGAGGGGTTCGCGACGGTCGGAATCGATGCGGCGGTCGACGGGCTGTGTCGGCGCGAGCGGGTGCAACCGCTTCGCCTCGCGGGTCATCCGAGGCGGCAGAGCCGCCTCTTCTTCCCCGCTCGGCAGTTCGGAGCGCTTCGCTCGCGCTCAGCGCTCCTACATCATGCCGCCCATGCCGCCGCCCATGCCGCCCATGCCGCCGCCCATGCCGCCGGGCGCGCCGCCGGGGCCGCCGGGGCCGCCGGCGTCGTCGTCGCCGGTGTCCGTGCCGCCGCCCTTCAGGTCGCCCGCGGCGATCACGTCGTCGATGCGGAGGATCATGACCGCGGCCTCGGTCGCGCTCTCGACGGCCTGGGTCTTGACGCGGAGCGGCTCGACGACGCCGTCCTCGACCATGTCGACGGTGTCGCCGGAGTAGGCGTCCAGACCGACCTGGTGGTTACCGGAGTCGTGCTGGGAACGCAGGTCGACCAGCGAGTCGATCGGGTCGAGGCCGGCGTTCTCGGCGAGCGTGCGCGGGACGACGTCGATGGCGTCGGCGAAC
This DNA window, taken from Halosimplex litoreum, encodes the following:
- a CDS encoding COG1361 family protein, with the translated sequence MPSEKVINLLDTFESAIDSDPVAATETLGELTAAYADAKVDEEILTRRAAELSGSVSEQSAGERIEALMQASVGTEMSRPAFLAHGAAALETSDEADVETLREQAAQLRARETQYHDAAAEAESAVHEADVQGMLELVSFSPVSDTVPKGSTVAVTGVLVNVGDEQISGIESTVETSDGIAVSDRSGLSSDLSGGARSDVTLTVSGNATGPQDLTIESSSDSTISRTNLSITVRDKPQYLTDAVQMIDELLSRIEGGDVHHGIANALSKKLENARRKVVSARDSARHGDEDAANRDLNPAINMIEAFREQLQSLDEGGGNGKGKANGKNGGSEKLPQTLQFTLSKQSKTLLQVLANGEQAAV